The following proteins come from a genomic window of Anopheles ziemanni chromosome 3, idAnoZiCoDA_A2_x.2, whole genome shotgun sequence:
- the LOC131288348 gene encoding serine protease snake-like yields the protein MAPAIEYVSRWWLTALTLGAIGFGRALASGNDGDSCLYGNAPGICRGYSSCRALLEESRVVKICGYTAQQAIVCCPADYEQRLQQLYSQDSRISERKCREYSRKPSALVGTLGFGSSVVKIKRQQCPKEQNLIIGGTQARAGEFPHMARLGIPDERGIVVFRCGATLISEQWVMTAAHCLESTDIVVRLGELREGDTEFEDPVDERVVQIVKYPTYKRRTVYDDIALLKLQNGVSFSNRIRPACLYSSSEIDRTKAIATGFGSTQAYGPTSKELQKVTLDLFSTPACAVYFQRNPRVPQGLRDTHLCAGYLAGGRDTCTGDSGGPLQIYSGDESSCAVQVIGITSFGITCGTSTPGIYTRVSEYLDWIEAVVWPEEATATRGSSNQFAFS from the exons ATGGCGCCAGCGATCGAGTACGTCTCCCGGTGGTGGCTCACAGCCCTTACCCTAGGTGCGATCGGTTTTGGTCGCGCGCTCGCCTCCGGCAATG ATGGCGATTCATGTCTATATGGCAATGCACCAGGAATCTGTCGTGGTTACAGTAGCTGTCGGGCGCTGTTGGAGGAGTCGCGTGTGGTTAAGATTTgtggttacacggcccagcaAGCGATCGTCTGCTGTCCGGCGGACTACGAGCAACGGTTGCAGCAGTTATACAGTCAGGACTCGCGCATCAGTGAACGGA AGTGCCGCGAGTACAGTCGAAAGCCATCAGCTCTGGTTGGAACACTTGGTTTCGGTTCGTCGGTAGTAAAGATCAAACGACAGCAGTGCCCGAAGGAGCAGAACCTCATCATCGGTGGTACGCAGGCACGCGCCGGCGAGTTTCCACACATGGCCCGGCTGGGTATTCCGGACGAGCGGGGCATAGTGGTGTTCCGGTGTGGCGCTACGTTGATCAGCGAACAGTGGGTAATGACGGCGGCCCACTGTCTCGAGTCGACGGACATCGTTGTCCGGCTCGGCGAGCTGCGAGAAGGCGATACGGAGTTTGAGGACCCAGTCGACGAGCGTGTGGTGCAGATCGTCAAGTATCCGACCTACAAACGTCGCACGGTGTACGACGATATTGCTCTGCTGAAGCTGCAGAACGGAGTCAGCTTTTCGAATCGCATCAGGCCTGCCTGCCTGTACAGTTCATCTGAAATCGATCGGACGAAGGCGATAGCCACCGGGTTCGGATCCACACAGGCAT ACGGACCAACGTCCAAAGAGTTGCAGAAGGTAACGCTGGACCTGTTCTCAACGCCCGCCTGCGCAGTGTACTTCCAGCGGAATCCGCGCGTACCGCAGGGCCTACGTGACACGCACCTGTGCGCCGGATATCTGGCCGGTGGACGGGACACCTGTACGGGAGATTCGGGTGGTCCATTGCAGATCTACTCGGGCGATGAGAGCAGTTGCGCGGTGCAGGTGATCGGTATCACCTCGTTTGGCATCACGTGCGGTACTAGCACGCCCGGCATTTACACGCGCGTCTCGGAGTACCTCGATTGGATCGAAGCCGTGGTGTGGCCAGAGGAAGCCACGGCCACCCGCGGAAGCAGCAACCAGTTTGCGTTCAGCTGA
- the LOC131284893 gene encoding serine protease snake-like, with amino-acid sequence MLQIDQFLAYIKGESCTHQGEQGVCTPFSKCVRGVRITVCSYSAQEAIVCCPQSQQIRTNNVPQTAPFESTNRDLGTRKSVQMCNEYKKLTTERVAISSLTLNPTLVNIDVPKCDTVVKLIVGGNATKPGEFPHMAAIGWPKPTGGYAFECGGSLISDLYVLTAAHCYLESDDGALPSIVRLGDQNLLRSDDGAEPEDYDILRFILHPQFRRSVGKYNDLALIQLRSRVDFTNFIRPACLYDSDDINARTAIATGFGLLEGFGIKSDDLRKVALNIYDNALCAEQYIANRFVRQGIKDTQLCVGDLAGGKDTCQGDSGGPLQITHEENQCIFYIIGVTSFGKVCGSSTPAIYTRVTPYLSWIESVVWP; translated from the exons ATGCTTCAGATTGACCAGTTTTTGGCATACATCA AGGGTGAATCATGTACCCACCAGGGCGAGCAAGGTGTCTGCACACCGTTCTCGAAATGTGTACGGGGCGTGAGGATCACCGTATGCAGTTACTCCGCACAGGAAGCGATCGTGTGTTGCCCTCAATCACAGCAAATCCGAACTAACAACGTCCCGCAGACGGCTCCATTCGAATCAACTAACCGTGATTTGGGGACACGAAAAAGTGTCCAAA tgTGCAACGAGTATAAGAAACTGACTACGGAACGTGTGGCCATCAGTTCACTTACGCTGAATCCGACACTAGTCAACATCGATGTACCAAAATGTGACACGGTGGTTAAATTGATCGTTGGAGGAAATGCAACGAAACCCGGGGAGTTTCCTCATATGGCAGCGATTGGGTGGCCTAAACCGACCGGAGGGTACGCATTCGAGTGTGGAGGATCGCTGATCAGCGACTTGTACGTCTTAACGGCTGCCCACTGCTATTTGGAGTCAGATGATGG TGCCTTGCCGTCGATCGTGCGTCTCGGTGATCAAAACCTCTTGCGTTCAGACGACGGAGCCGAACCGGAGGACTACGATATCCTGCGATTCATCCTGCACCCACAGTTTCGTCGTAGCGTAGGCAAATATAACGATCTGGCTCTAATTCAACTCCGATCGCGCGTCGACTTTACTAACTTTATCCGTCCCGCTTGCCTTTATGACTCGGATGACATTAACGCGCGGACGGCGATAGCGACTGGATTCGGGCTACTAGAAGGTTTCGGTATCAAGTCGGACGACCTGCGTAAAGTGGCACTGAACATCTACGACAACGCTCTGTGCGCCGAACAGTATATAGCCAACCGTTTCGTACGGCAAGGGATTAAAGACACGCAACTGTGTGTTGGTGATCTGGCTGGTGGTAAGGACACGTGTCAGGGGGACTCCGGCGGACCGTTACAGATTAcacatgaagaaaatcaatgcATTTTCTACATCATCGGCGTAACATCGTTTGGAAAGGTCTGCGGCAGTTCCACACCGGCAATCTATACTAGAGTGACTCCCTATCTCAGCTGGATTGAGTCAGTAGTGTGGccataa
- the LOC131284894 gene encoding uncharacterized protein K02A2.6-like produces MMLDTGADITLISRKLWQHIGEPVLTPSDIKARTASGDFLHIVGEFVGSMIVAEKCMECIIRVTSAELSLFGRDAMDLFSLWDVPLTSVCNRVGLDEPCSAKLQLEFPKLFSGELGCCTKIKIQLKLKDGATPVFRPKRPVAYAMFQAVDNELERLEKDGIISKVDYSEWAAPIVVVRKANGTMRICGDYSTGLNNMLQPHQYPLPLPQDIFASLATCTVFSQIDLSDAFLQVEVEESCRTLLSVNTHRGLYVYNRLPPGVKTAPGAFQQLMEVMLAGLDGVAVYLDDIVVGGPNEEAHMRNLRSVLRRIKEYGFTIRLDKCSFQKKQIKYLGHLLDSKGLRPDPARIDAIMKLQVPTDVTGVRSFLGAVNYYGKFVRNISMLRHPLDNLLKEGAAFTWTRQCQDAFDQFKAILSSDLLLTHYDPRQEIIVAADASSFALGATISHRFKDGSIKVVQHASHHKPLLRIFGSKAGIPVYTANRLQRYALTLLLYDFDLEYVPSDKFGNADVLSRLIAKHEKPEDEYVIASIEMEKDLRAVVNNEYTE; encoded by the exons ATGATGCTTGATACTGGTGCCGATATCACCCTCATCTCACGCAAACTATGGCAGCATATTGGTGAACCGGTCCTGACTCCTTCAGATATTAAGGCGAGAACTGCATCTGGTGACTTTCTGCACATCGTAGGTGAATTTGTAGGTTCCATGATCGTAGCGGAAAAATGCATGGAGTGCATTATTCGTGTGACATCGGCCGAATTGTCACTTTTTGGAAGAGATGCCATGGATCTGTTCAGCTTGTGGGATGTGCCGTTGACTTCAGTATGCAACCGCGTTGGTTTGGATGAACCGTGTAGTGCAAAGCTACAGCTGGAGTTTCCTAAGCTCTTTTCAGGTGAGCTGGGTTGCTGCACGAAGATAAAAATTCAGTTGAAGCTGAAAGATGGAGCAACGCCTGTTTTTCGTCCCAAACGCCCTGTGGCCTACGCTATGTTTCAAGCAGTGGACAACGAGCTTGAAAGGCTGGAAAAAGATGGAATAATTTCGAAGGTGGATTATTCAGAATGGGCAGCGCCGATCGTTGTTGTGCGAAAAGCAAACGGGACGATGCGAATATGCGGTGATTACTCTACAGGACTGAATAACATGCTGCAACCTCATCAATACCCACTACCTCTTCCGCAAGACATTTTCGCAAGTCTGGCTACGTGTACGGTCTTCAGCCAGATTGATCTATCCGATGCGTTTCTCCAAGTAGAGGTGGAAGAGTCTTGCAGAACGCTGCTTAGCGTAAACACTCATCGAGGGTTGTACGTGTACAACAGGCTTCCGCCAGGCGTGAAAACTGCACCGGGAGCTTTTCAGCAGCTGATGGAGGTAATGCTAGCAGGTCTCGATGGTGTTGCTGTATATTTGGACGACATTGTGGTTGGAGGACCAAATGAAGAGGCCCATATGAGAAACCTTCGGTCTGTGCTCAGACGTATAAAGGAATACGGCTTCACCATACGACTGGATAAATGCTCGTTCCAaaagaagcaaataaaatacttGGGTCATTTGCTTGATTCGAAGGGACTTCGACCGGATCCTGCTAGGATAGATGCTATAATGAAGCTGCAAGTTCCAACCGATGTAACAGGAGTGAGATCATTCCTGGGCGCAGTAAACTATTACGGCAAATTTGTGCGAAACATCAGCATGCTGCGTCATCCACTAGATAATCTTTTGAAAGAGGGAGCTGCGTTTACGTGGACAAGGCAGTGCCAGGATGCTTTCGATCAATTTAAGGCAATACTCTCTTCAGATTTGCTGCTAACTCATTACGACCCACGTCAAGAAATCATCGTCGCGGCGGATGCTTCTTCCTTTGCACTAGGAGCGACTATTAGTCATCGGTTTAAAGACGGGTCGATAAAGGTAGTGCAGCATGCATCAC ATCACAAACCACTGTTACGAATCTTTGGATCTAAAGCAGGTATCCCGGTATATACAGCTAACCGATTGCAACGTTACGCCTTAACCTTGCTGCTATACGATTTCGATTTGGAGTATGTACCTTCAGACAAGTTCGGTAATGCCGATGTTCTGTCCCGACTGATTGCCAAGCATGAAAAACCTGAGGATGAGTACGTGATTGCTAGCATTGAAATGGAGAAAGACCTTCGAGCAGTTGTAAACAAT GAATACACCGAGTAA
- the LOC131284896 gene encoding venom protease-like, translated as MKTKAIHLTMCFLFFYPLGRHPDGVPVLEERSRTSANVFVLLVFAPDNVLFDVLELLAFVGCLMIAAAQDWLVLRFRHNRYQHEGESCTILWEQGVCTPFSKCIRGSRFPVCSYSAQEAIVCCPQSQQIRTKNFPQRVPFESTNRDLGTRKSVQMCNEYKKLTTERVAIRPLTLYSELVNIDVPKCVTVAKLIVGGKVTKPGEFPHMAAIGWPKPTGGYSFDCGGSLISDLYVLTAAHCFYKSALPSIVRLGDQNLVRTDDGAEPEDYDILRFILYPQYRRSVGKYNDLALIQLRSRVVFTNFIRPACLYDSDFINVRTAIATGFGLVEGFGMKSDDLRKVALNIYDNALCAEQYTANRFVRQGIKDTQLCVGDLAGGKDTCQGDSGGPLQITHEENRCIFYIIGVTSFGKACGSSTPAIYTRVAPYLSWIESVVWP; from the exons ATGAAGACGAAAGCTATCCACTTGACGATGTGCTTTCTCTTCTTCTACCCACTGGGT CGGCACCCGGACGGCGTACCGGTCCTCGAAGAACGCTCCCGTACCTCGGCCAACGTATTCGTGCTGCTCGTTTTTGCACCGGACAACGTGCTCTTTGATGTTCTCGAACTCCTTGCCTTCGTCGGTTGCCTGATGATTGCGGCAGCGCAAGACTGGCTCGTGCTGCGATTCCGGCACAACCGATACCAGCATG AGGGTGAATCATGTACCATCCTGTGGGAGCAAGGCGTCTGCACGCCGTTCTCGAAATGTATACGGGGCTCGAGGTTCCCAGTATGCAGTTACTCCGCGCAGGAAGCGATCGTGTGTTGCCCTCAATCACAGCAAATCCGAACTAAAAACTTCCCACAGAGGGTTCCATTCGAATCAACTAACCGTGATTTGGGGACACGAAAAAGTGTCCAAA TGTGCAACGAGTATAAGAAACTGACTACGGAACGTGTGGCCATCAGACCGCTAACGCTGTATTCGGAACTGGTCAACATTGATGTACCGAAATGTGTAACGGTGGCTAAATTGATCGTTGGAGGAAAAGTAACGAAACCCGGGGAGTTTCCTCATATGGCAGCGATTGGGTGGCCTAAACCGACCGGAGGGTACTCGTTCGACTGTGGAGGATCGCTGATCAGCGACTTGTACGTCTTAACGGCTGCCCACTGCTTTTATAAAAG TGCCTTGCCGTCGATCGTGCGTCTCGGTGATCAAAACCTTGTGCGTACGGACGACGGAGCCGAACCGGAGGACTACGATATCCTGCGATTCATCCTGTACCCACAGTATCGTCGTAGCGTAGGCAAATATAACGATCTGGCTCTAATTCAACTCCGATCGCGCGTCGTCTTTACTAACTTTATCCGTCCCGCTTGCCTTTATGACTCGGACTTCATTAACGTGCGGACGGCGATTGCGACTGGATTCGGGCTAGTAGAAGGTTTCGGTATGAAGTCGGACGACCTGCGTAAAGTGGCACTGAACATCTACGACAACGCTCTGTGCGCCGAACAGTACACAGCCAACCGTTTCGTACGGCAAGGGATTAAAGACACGCAACTGTGTGTTGGTGATCTGGCTGGTGGTAAGGACACGTGTCAGGGAGACTCCGGCGGACCGCTGCAGATTACGCACGAAGAAAACCGGTGCATTTTCTACATCATCGGCGTAACATCGTTTGGAAAGGCCTGCGGCAGTTCCACACCGGCAATCTATACTAGAGTGGCTCCATATCTCAGCTGGATTGAGTCAGTAGTGTGGCCGTAA